From Pseudomonas putida, one genomic window encodes:
- the ccoS gene encoding cbb3-type cytochrome oxidase assembly protein CcoS — MPALYVMIPAALLLVGVAVYIFFWAVDSGQYDDLESPAHSILFDDQDPRHQAAVTPEPAEPQDKDQPPRA, encoded by the coding sequence ATGATCCCGGCCGCCCTGCTGCTCGTTGGCGTCGCCGTGTACATCTTTTTCTGGGCGGTGGACAGCGGCCAGTACGACGACCTTGAAAGCCCTGCCCACAGCATCCTGTTCGACGACCAGGACCCCCGCCACCAGGCTGCCGTCACCCCCGAGCCCGCCGAGCCGCAAGACAAGGACCAACCACCCCGTGCCTGA
- a CDS encoding sulfite exporter TauE/SafE family protein: protein MPDLLPLLGSALVLGLLGGGHCLGMCGGLMGALTLAIPPEQRGRRLRLLLAYNVGRVLSYACAGLLLGLAGWAVASSPAALALRVVAALLLIAMGLYLAGWWSGLTRLEALGRGLWRRIQPVASRLLPVSSLPRALLLGALWGWLPCGLVYSTLLWAASQGNAGYSAALMLAFGLGTWPVLLATGLAAERVNTLLRRRSVRMAGGLLVILFGLWTLPGPHQHWLMGH from the coding sequence GTGCCTGACCTGCTTCCCCTGCTTGGCTCCGCGCTGGTCCTCGGCCTGCTGGGCGGCGGCCACTGCCTGGGCATGTGCGGCGGCCTGATGGGCGCGCTGACGCTGGCCATCCCGCCGGAGCAACGCGGCCGGCGCCTGCGTCTGTTGCTGGCGTACAACGTCGGGCGTGTTCTCAGCTATGCCTGCGCCGGCCTGCTGCTGGGCCTGGCCGGCTGGGCCGTAGCCAGCAGCCCTGCTGCCCTGGCACTGCGGGTGGTGGCCGCGTTGCTGCTGATCGCCATGGGCTTGTACCTGGCCGGGTGGTGGAGCGGGCTGACACGCCTCGAAGCACTGGGCCGGGGGCTGTGGCGGCGTATCCAGCCCGTGGCTTCGCGCCTGTTGCCGGTCTCCAGCCTGCCCCGGGCCCTGCTGCTTGGCGCGCTGTGGGGCTGGCTGCCGTGCGGGCTGGTGTACAGCACCCTGCTGTGGGCAGCCAGCCAAGGCAACGCGGGGTACAGCGCGGCCCTGATGCTGGCATTCGGGCTGGGTACCTGGCCAGTGCTGCTGGCCACAGGGCTGGCGGCGGAGCGGGTCAACACCCTGTTACGGCGGCGCAGCGTACGCATGGCAGGCGGACTGCTGGTCATCCTGTTCGGCCTGTGGACCCTGCCGGGGCCGCACCAGCATTGGTTGATGGGGCACTGA